GGCAAGCTAACGTCAGTCTGAAGTTGGCCTGAAAGTTCGATCTTTGCTTTCTCGGCTGCTTCTTTTAATCTCTGCAAAGCCATCGGATCTTTTCTTAAATCAATGCTCTCCTGTTTCTTGAATTCATCGGCAATGAAGTCAATCAGTCTTTGATCAAAATCGTCGCCGCCAAGATGTCCATCACCATTTGTTGACTTAACTTCAAATACACCTTCACCGAGTTCAAGTATTGATATATCAAATGTTCCACCACCTAAATCATAGACTGCAATTTTTGCATCTTTATCTTTTTTATCTAATCCATAAGCTAGAGCAGCAGCTGTCGGTTCGTTGATAATCCTGCGGACAGTCAGCCCAGCAATTTCACCAGCATCTTTTGTAGCTTGACGTTGTGAATCGTTGAAGTAAGCCGGAACAGTGATAACTGCTTCTTTTACTTCTTGACCTAAATATTCTTCTGCAGTTTTTTTCATTTTCTGTAAAATCATTGCACTGATTTCCGGCGGAGAGTAAACTCTGTCATCTGCTTTAACACGAGCAATTCCGCCATCGTTGATCACATCGTAGGGAACTAATTTCATTTCATGTGTTACTTCATCGTATCTTCTTCCCATAAATCTTTTTATTGAGAAGATTGTATTCTGCGGATTTGTAACTGCCTGGCGTTTTGCTGCTTGACCCACCAGCCGATCACCCGATTTCGCAAATGCAACAACCGAAGGAGTTGTTCTTCCTCCCTCTGCATTCGGAATGACAACAGGATCATTACCTTCAAGTACAGCAACACAGGAGTTTGTTGTCCCTAAGTCTATTCCTATAATTTTACTCATTAGTTATTTCCTTTCTTAATAATAAAATAATACGAGATGAGAGTAATCTCCCATCCCGTACTTAAATTCGATTTTAATGAAAATGGCAATTAGTTAATCTCGATCATCTTTTCTGCTTTAGGAGCAGGTTCGAGTTTCGGCAATTCGACATTTAATATTCCATTCTCATACTTGGCTTTTGTCTTATCTGCATTTACTTCTGCCGGCAAAGCCACTGTTCGGCAGAATGAACCATAAGTTCTTTCCATGCGGTAGAAATTTTTCTTTTCATCTTTGAGTTCAGTTTTCTTCTCTCCCTTGATTGTTAAGATGTTATTTTCGTGAACAGAAATTTTAACATCCTTTTTATCAATTCCGGGAAGTTCTACATTTACGAATACAGTTTTTTCGTCATCAGAAATATCGACTCGTGGATTGAAGTTTGACGAAACATCCATATTGAGTGAAGTTGGAAAATCGTCAAAAAAGTTTCTCATTCTGTCTTGGACTGAATCTAATTCTCTAAATGGGTTAAATCTTATTAATGTCATTTTGTCTCCTTTTATTATTTTGTTGTAACTATAGCTTCAATGACCATGCCATGTAAAATTTCCAAAAAATTAAACGATTTGATAAAATACATATGACAGCCTGACAAAATGATTGCCAGAAATCATTAATCTTGAGAAATAGATGACAATTCTGTCATAGGCGTGACAAATAATGATAATCTTTTCTTTGTTAAAAATAGTTTCAATTTATATTTTCGACTGTGAAGTTTGAAGTTAAAAAATTTTCCAAAAGAATTGATGGGCTTATGTTCATCCATCAATTTGAGTACTTTGAGGAAATCGATTCGACTAACACTTACCTTCTAAAGAAAAAAAACTTAATCGATAAAACTCTGGTTTTAGCTGAATTTCAATCTAAGGGTAAGGGCCGGCTTGAAAGAAAATGGCTTGCTAATGCTTACGAGAATTTAACTTTTTCAATTGGATTGATTCCAAAATTACGAGCAAATGAACTTGGTTATTTAAATTTTTGCACTTCGGTCTCAATAGCAGAAGCGATTGAAGAAATTTCAAACTGCAAAGTAGAAACAAAGTGGCCCAATGATTTACTTTTAGATGGAAAAAAATTCTGCGGGACTCTGATTGAATCCCAATTCGAAACTGACCGTGTAGTAAAAAGTGTGATTGGAATTGGATTAAATGTTAATCAAACGATCTTTCAAGATGAATTTAAGGATAGAACAACATCTCTGCGGTTATTCTTTAATAAAATTTTTACTCGCGAAGAAGTTTTGTTTTCAATCATACAAAATTTTTTAAAAAACTATTCACATTTACTAGAAAATATCGATAGTTTAATGCGAAAATGGGAAATGAGATGCAAGAGTCTTGGGAAACAAATCACACTAACAGATAACAAAAATATTTTTTCTGGGATATTTGCGGGAGTTGAAATGGATGGCTCGCTTATTTTAAATCAGAATGGTAAATTTATCAGGTTATTTTCAGGCGATGTAACCGTAATTAAGGAGTAAAATGTTTTTAGCAATTGATACAGGCAATACTCATACTACCTTTGGAGTATTTGATAAGGAAAAATTAGTAACAACTTTTAGACTTGCGACAAACTTTGTTTGTGACGAAAAGATCTTCAAAGAGTTTTTAAGGGATACTTTAGAATCTTTGAATTTTAAGCTGAGAGATTTCAAAAATGTTGGGATATCATCAGTTGTCCCAAGAGCTGACAAAATTTTGGCACTTGTCACAGAAAATATTTTCCAGTGTGCCCCATTGTTTATCTCACCTGAGATGGATTTGGGCTTCAGTCTTTTAGTCGATAATCCAAGTGAAGTCGGTGCGGACAGAATTTGCAATGTTGCAGCTGGATTCAAAAAATATGGCGGACCATTAGTTATAATCGACTTCGGCACTGCTACTACTTATGATGTAGTTTCAAAAGATGGGAATTTCATTGGAGGCGTGATTGCGCCAGGTGTAAAAACTTCAGCTCAAGCACTTTTCGATCTTGCAGCAAAATTACCTGAAGTGGAGTTGAATTTTCCGGGTAAAGTTATTGGAACCAATACAATTCATAATATGCAATCGGGAATAATGAATGCAGCACTCGATTCGATGGAAGGAATGATCAAGCGAATTTCGGATGAAATTGGAATTCAACCAAAAGTCATAGCAACTGGCGGATTTTCTAAGACGATTTTTCCGCATACAAAAATTATCAATGCCCTTGAATTTGATCTAGTTTTGGAAGGAATAAAGATTCTTTTTGAGAAGTCTCTAATTAGAACAGGTAAATAAACATAATGTTAATGAAGAATAAAGTATATCTTGATTACGCGGCGACTACTCCAATTGATGAAGAAGTTTTGGATGTTATGCTCCCCTATCTCAAAGAAAAATTTGGAAACGCATCTTCTATTCATCAGTTTGGGCAGGTTACCAGAGCTGCGATCGAATCATCCAGAGACACAATTTGTAAAATACTTAGAGCAAAGCCGAACGAAATTTATTTTACTTCCGGGGGGACTGAAGCTATTAACCTTGCTCTTTTCGGTTCAGCAAATGCAATTAGAAAAGAATCAGGTAAAAACCACATAATCACTTCTGCAGCTGAGCATCATGCGACTCTCGAAGTTTGTGAAAAGCTTGAAAAATCTGGTTTTGAAGTGAGCTATATTCATCCAACTGAAAATGGAAACATTGATGTTGTAAAAATCGAGAATGAAATTAAACCGACTACCGTACTGATCTCTTTAATGCACATCAATAATGAGGTCGGATCTGTCAACGACCTCAATCAAATAATAAATACATGCAAAAAACATTCGATCATATTGCACATAGATTCGGTTCAAAGTTTTGCTAAATATGATATTGATTTGTCGAATCTAGAGATTGATCTTCTGTCAGCATCCAGCCACAAAGTATTCGGTCCAAAAGGAGCCGGATTGCTTTTCATCAGGCAGGGAACTCCAATCGAACCCATCCTTTACGGAGGTTCTCAAGAACGGAAACGAAGAGGAGGCACTGAGAATACTCCCGCGATCGTGGGATTTAGCAAAGCAGCAGAAATCTTTTATAAGAATCGAACCGAAAACTTCAATCATGTTAGCAAAATAAAAAACAGTTTCATGGAACTTATAAAATCATTTGACATTGATATCCTGCTTAACTCACCAGCCAATGAATGTTCCCCGTATATTTTAAATCTCTCTATAAATCCGGAAAGGTATTCAATTAATTCGGATTCATTAATAATGAATCTCGACATGAATGGGATTGCTGTATCTAGCGGTTCAGCTTGTACGAGTGGTGTGATGGAGTCATCTCACGTTCTCAAAGCTATGAATTTACCAAAAGAAAGAGCAGAGCGAGCTCTACGATTTTCATTCAGCCGATACACAACAATTGAAGAAATCGAAAAAGCGTTACAAGAATTGAAAGAAATTCTTTCCAAGTCAAAGACTAAATAATTTTCCTCGTTCCCATCAATTCGGAGAATGTTTGTTATTAAATTCTTATATTATTTCAAGAAAAAAAAAGAGAGGTGATAGTGTGGAAGAAATAATTAGACCGCATCAAAAACTAATCGCAAAATATCTTTGGATCTTAATCACAATTTCAATTTCAATTTTAATCACTGCCGCGATTATTCATTTCATCATTGCGGTTGCAGAAGGTGATATGCGTGTTCCTCCATATCTTTGGATGGTTGGATTAATAATTTGTGTATTGCTTCTTGGGATTGGCTATCCAATTTCAATTCTTTGGGTGAAAAATCTGTCTTATATTATTCGTGAAGATAGAGTAAGCATCTACAAAGGGATTCTTACTAAAACTCAACAAAATATTCCTTTCAGAGCTGTGACCGATTTTGCATTGCAAAGAACTTTGTACGATCGGTTTCTTGAGATTGGTTCGATCCAAATCCAGACCGCAGGGCAAAAAATGAATTCAACGTCAAGCTACGAAGGCGTTTTAAGCGGATTGGTTGAATACGAGAAATATCACAATCAAATGCGAGAAAAGATTAAAGTCCTACATCCAATTTCTGAAGCATTAGGAACTAATGAACCTGGAACATCTGGAGTTGATAACATTTTCAAAGATATACTCAATGAATTGAAGGCGATTAGAAAAAACACTGGGAAGTGATTTCTTAATAAAAAAAGCCCGATTGAGCAGTTCAACCGGGCTGATAAGAGAGAAATAGTTGAAATCTAATTTTATCGATTATGGGCATGTTAAAAATGTTCCGGCAAACGTCCCATCAACAAAGTTTTCATTGATTGAACTCACTGCATTATTCAACATGCTGATTGAATAGAGAGTATATCCACCTCCAAGAGCAATATAAGCTTCGTCTAATAACTGCTGGACCGTCCAATTTTCAAATGGACCATATGCGATCTTGAGATCTTTAAGATTCGTTGCCGACCTTCCAAAATTTACATCCCAAAGATCAAATCTGATATTTAATGCTAGTGCAAGAACTTGTCCAGTAAAAACATTATTCAGATCAACCGGATTCACATAACTGGAAGTTAAAACTGCAGGAGTTCCACCTTGTGGTAAAAACACTTCAATCGCAGACGCAGAAGTTAACTTCAGAGTAAATCCTGTCCCAATTGTTATCCCACTCGGAAAAGCTGATGCGAAATTTCGTTTTAAATATGTCCCTGAATTATTTCCTTTTGGAGGCGCTCCCCACCCACCTTGTGTTTGAGTTCTAAAATCCCCTGGTTTAATATCGCAGTCAGGTGTTGGCGTACAGTCTTGGATGCAGTAAGTTGAATAAGTTGCCCAATTTCTACCTGGGAAATTATCACCCGCTCCCCATGCTGTTTCACTCTGAATTACATTTCCACCTTCATCTAATTTTACAACCGCTGCATGAGATGCGACAATGAAACATGAAGAAAGTAATTCAGCAAGAGGTATTGTATATGTAAACACTTGAACACGTGGACTATGTGGATCAGTTTTATATGGGAATTGCCCAGGAATTGGATTACCGTTCGAAGTAGGCGCTCCTTCAAATGACCCAACATATAAATGAGTTTGATCGAGATACCAACTTCCGGTTGTTGTGTATGTTACATAAAGAAAATCAGCGTCATTACCAATTGTGATGGTTCCGACATCGATTGTCTGACCGGCAAATAAAGTCACAATTTTTGGAATTCCGCAGTAATCTTTATTTAATAATTTTCCACCATGTCCGCCTTCTGGCGCAGTTAATTCTGCAACATCCTGACAAGCGAAAAATGAGAAAGAAAGTAAGAGTAGAATTAAAAGCTTTTTCATAATAATTCCTGTTTTATTTTGAGATTTATTCATTGTTAATTGACTATTTATTTCATTTTCTAGAACATCGCTCAATACTTGTGCCGAACCGTTTCATTCAAAATTCGAATGATTTAATACATTTTTGGTTAGAGATCAGCTCAAAATGAGAATTCTTGATTGGTGCGTCTTATTTGGAGAAAACATAATTCGCGTAACTGGTAAGAAAAAATTTGAGTTTTACGATAGACTTTTTTAAGATGACAAAAGAAAACAAAAAAAAGGATTAACATGCCAAGAGTAATTCATTTTGAAGTACATGCAGAAAATCCTGAGAGAGCTGCAGAGTTTTACAGAAATGTGTTTGATTGGAAAATCAATAAATGGGAAGGTCCGGTTAAATACTGGTTGATTGAAACTGGTAGAGAAGCCATTCCAGGGATAAATGGCGGTATTATCGAACGCAGAGGTGAAATCGATGGACAAGCAGTTATCGCATATGTTTGTACTATCGATGTTCCGGATATTGATGAATACGCAAAACGAGTTGAAGCAAATAAAGGATTGATAGTCGTTCCAAAGAATGCAATTCCCGGAGTCGGCTGGCTAGTTTACTGTAAAGATACTGAAGGAAATATTTTCGGTATCCTGCAAGATGATAGAAATGCAAAATAGTTTTAATGGATCTTTATGTGTAGAGTGTTTTTAAAAAGATTCTTTCTTTTACATGGCATGTTCATCTAAAAAGATAGAATCTTTTAACGAACAGCATAAAAAAATTAACAAATGGATATCGAACAATCGAATAACCTTTCAATTTCCAGATTGGAAAAAATAACGAGAACAATCGGATTGTTTCTGGGTCCGATTTGTTTTCTCGTAGTCATGCTTCTTGATCCTCCACAGGCATTCGTTGAATTGGCGAAAAACTCCTTACCTGTCAATGCATCAGCCGAAGATATTCACACTTTAGTTTACGGAACAAAGGTTACTTTTGCACTTCTACTTCTAATGGTCTTTTGGTGGACTACGGAAGCAGTTCCAATTCCAATCACCGCACTCATGCCTGGATTAATTCTTCCTTTGTTTCATGTTTATGGTTCTTCGAATGAAAAGCTTTATGCATTTACTGGTAAAGCGATCCTCTCTAATTATGCTCATCCAATTATTTTTCTTTTCCTAAGTGGATTTCTCCTCGCAGCGGCTATGCAAAAATGGTCGCTCGATAAGCGCCTAACTCTATTTATCCTCTCGCGTGGAAATCTGGCGAACAATTCAAAATTAGTTCTCCTTGGAATGATGACAGTCTCTGCAACACTTTCAATGTGGATTTCAAACACAGCAACAACAGCAATGCTGCTTCCATTGGGATTGGGAATAATTGCAGAGTCTGGCGCCAGCAAATCAGATTCGAATTTCGGCAAATCAATAATGCTTGGAATTGCATACGCTGCCTCCATCGGAGGTGTAGGAACGATAATAGGATCACCACCGAATGGCATTTGTGTTTCTATTTTGAGTGCATCAAAAATCGCTGAAATAAATTTTCTTGATTGGATGAAATTCGGAATCCCATTTGTAATTCTTTTCATTCCAATCGCCTGGTTGATCTTGATAAAAGTTTTCCCTCCTGAAATAGAAAAACTCAAAGGCGGGAGAGAGATGATACTCGAGCAGAAAAACCAGCTTGGGGAATTGAATCGTGGTGAAAGAATGACAATTGCAGTTTTTTCAATTGTCGTTTTTCTCTGGGTAATAAATCCATTTTGGGACATTTTACTGCCGGAAAATATTTCTGCAAAACTTTTATGGTTTGATGAGAGTCTAATAGCTATGTTCGGCGCAATTCTGCTGTTTCTGTTTCCAGTTGATTGGAAGGAAAAGAAGTTCATTCTCGAATGGTCAGATTCAAAAGTGGTGGACTGGGGAACACTTCTTCTATTTGGAGGAGGAATCGCTCTGTCGGATGCGATGTTCAGAACTGGTTTAGCAGGTTGGATTGCAAACTCAACCGTTTCGATAGTTGGCACTCCTTCTGCAATCTTATTAATCCTAATAATTGTACCGCTCACAGTAATCTTATCAGAGATCACTTCAAACACTGCACAGATTACTATGATGATGCCGGTTCTAATATCAATTGCATATGGAACTGGAGTTGATCCATTGGCAATAACAATTGCTGCCACTGTGGCAACATCAATGGGTTTTATGCTCCCTGTCGCAACTCCGCCAAATGCGCTTGTTTACGGTTCAGGCTACATCAGAATGAAAGATATGATTAAGGTAGGTTCAATATTGGATGTACTCGGATGGATTTTTTCTATTTTCGCTGTCGTAATTTTTGCAAATGTGATTTTTGGAATTATCAAGTTGTAAACATTTTATCGCTTACCAAATTCCAAAATCGAATAGCTAAAAACTAAATAAATCCAACACTATATTAGGAATTCAAATTTTGTTCACACATTGCTTAATTAAATTTTTCCCTTCAGGTAAGCTTGTCGTTTTTTTTCGGGGAATTTTTCGATTGCATATCTCAGCATTGTGCGGGGCATATGTTTGTAATGTTTTTTCAAAAATCTTTCTTCTGTTTCTAAATCTCTTTTCCCAATTTCACGAAGCATCCAGCCGACAGCTTTCTGGATTAAATCATGTTCATCGTTTAGGAGGATTTCAGAAATCTCAAGCGCAGTCTCGAACGATTCTTTTTTTATATAATGAAAACATGAAAGCATAGATATCCGCCGCCCCCAAAGATTTTCTGACTTTGCCAAATCGTATAGAATGCTTTTATCTTTATCCAAAAGATAAGCTCCGACAATATGTTCGGCAGTCAGGTCAATCAGATCCCAGTTATTAATATGCTTTTTGCTTCGGAAATAGAAATTGTAAATTTTTTCCTTATGCGACTCATCTCCTTTTTTGTATTGATGTACTAATATTAAAAGTGCAGTCAATCGTTCTTCATGAATTTCTGAAGATATCAATCGTCGCAAATCTGATAGACTAAGATCAGAAAATTCTTTTGCTGTTAGTCTAATCTGCGGCACCATTACACCAATAAAGATGTCTCCTTCACCGTATTCTCCCGGGCCTGTTTTAAAAAATCTCTGCAGAGTATTCGCGTTATCTTTTCGAGCAAATTGCCGCAAGCGTTTCTTCACTTCTTCAATTTTGTTTTTCATAACTGGAATAATTCTAAGATGTTTTGTAAACTTTGTTAGTTAATGAGTAAATATACGAAATCTCTTGTAACATTCTAATTTCATCTCCGTCTAAGTTAGAAAACAAACTTGCAGAGGTTAATGATGAATCAAAAATTATATCGTTCCAGAACACAAAAAGTATTTGGTGGTGTTTGTGGAGGACTTGGAGAGTATTTCAATCTAGATCCAGTTCTAATTCGTGTTGTTTTCGTAATACTGGTATTC
This genomic interval from Ignavibacteria bacterium contains the following:
- a CDS encoding Hsp20/alpha crystallin family protein; its protein translation is MTLIRFNPFRELDSVQDRMRNFFDDFPTSLNMDVSSNFNPRVDISDDEKTVFVNVELPGIDKKDVKISVHENNILTIKGEKKTELKDEKKNFYRMERTYGSFCRTVALPAEVNADKTKAKYENGILNVELPKLEPAPKAEKMIEIN
- a CDS encoding biotin--[acetyl-CoA-carboxylase] ligase, which produces MFIHQFEYFEEIDSTNTYLLKKKNLIDKTLVLAEFQSKGKGRLERKWLANAYENLTFSIGLIPKLRANELGYLNFCTSVSIAEAIEEISNCKVETKWPNDLLLDGKKFCGTLIESQFETDRVVKSVIGIGLNVNQTIFQDEFKDRTTSLRLFFNKIFTREEVLFSIIQNFLKNYSHLLENIDSLMRKWEMRCKSLGKQITLTDNKNIFSGIFAGVEMDGSLILNQNGKFIRLFSGDVTVIKE
- a CDS encoding type III pantothenate kinase; amino-acid sequence: MFLAIDTGNTHTTFGVFDKEKLVTTFRLATNFVCDEKIFKEFLRDTLESLNFKLRDFKNVGISSVVPRADKILALVTENIFQCAPLFISPEMDLGFSLLVDNPSEVGADRICNVAAGFKKYGGPLVIIDFGTATTYDVVSKDGNFIGGVIAPGVKTSAQALFDLAAKLPEVELNFPGKVIGTNTIHNMQSGIMNAALDSMEGMIKRISDEIGIQPKVIATGGFSKTIFPHTKIINALEFDLVLEGIKILFEKSLIRTGK
- a CDS encoding cysteine desulfurase — protein: MLMKNKVYLDYAATTPIDEEVLDVMLPYLKEKFGNASSIHQFGQVTRAAIESSRDTICKILRAKPNEIYFTSGGTEAINLALFGSANAIRKESGKNHIITSAAEHHATLEVCEKLEKSGFEVSYIHPTENGNIDVVKIENEIKPTTVLISLMHINNEVGSVNDLNQIINTCKKHSIILHIDSVQSFAKYDIDLSNLEIDLLSASSHKVFGPKGAGLLFIRQGTPIEPILYGGSQERKRRGGTENTPAIVGFSKAAEIFYKNRTENFNHVSKIKNSFMELIKSFDIDILLNSPANECSPYILNLSINPERYSINSDSLIMNLDMNGIAVSSGSACTSGVMESSHVLKAMNLPKERAERALRFSFSRYTTIEEIEKALQELKEILSKSKTK
- a CDS encoding PH domain-containing protein; this encodes MEEIIRPHQKLIAKYLWILITISISILITAAIIHFIIAVAEGDMRVPPYLWMVGLIICVLLLGIGYPISILWVKNLSYIIREDRVSIYKGILTKTQQNIPFRAVTDFALQRTLYDRFLEIGSIQIQTAGQKMNSTSSYEGVLSGLVEYEKYHNQMREKIKVLHPISEALGTNEPGTSGVDNIFKDILNELKAIRKNTGK
- a CDS encoding VOC family protein, whose protein sequence is MPRVIHFEVHAENPERAAEFYRNVFDWKINKWEGPVKYWLIETGREAIPGINGGIIERRGEIDGQAVIAYVCTIDVPDIDEYAKRVEANKGLIVVPKNAIPGVGWLVYCKDTEGNIFGILQDDRNAK
- a CDS encoding DASS family sodium-coupled anion symporter, encoding MDIEQSNNLSISRLEKITRTIGLFLGPICFLVVMLLDPPQAFVELAKNSLPVNASAEDIHTLVYGTKVTFALLLLMVFWWTTEAVPIPITALMPGLILPLFHVYGSSNEKLYAFTGKAILSNYAHPIIFLFLSGFLLAAAMQKWSLDKRLTLFILSRGNLANNSKLVLLGMMTVSATLSMWISNTATTAMLLPLGLGIIAESGASKSDSNFGKSIMLGIAYAASIGGVGTIIGSPPNGICVSILSASKIAEINFLDWMKFGIPFVILFIPIAWLILIKVFPPEIEKLKGGREMILEQKNQLGELNRGERMTIAVFSIVVFLWVINPFWDILLPENISAKLLWFDESLIAMFGAILLFLFPVDWKEKKFILEWSDSKVVDWGTLLLFGGGIALSDAMFRTGLAGWIANSTVSIVGTPSAILLILIIVPLTVILSEITSNTAQITMMMPVLISIAYGTGVDPLAITIAATVATSMGFMLPVATPPNALVYGSGYIRMKDMIKVGSILDVLGWIFSIFAVVIFANVIFGIIKL
- a CDS encoding DNA alkylation repair protein translates to MKNKIEEVKKRLRQFARKDNANTLQRFFKTGPGEYGEGDIFIGVMVPQIRLTAKEFSDLSLSDLRRLISSEIHEERLTALLILVHQYKKGDESHKEKIYNFYFRSKKHINNWDLIDLTAEHIVGAYLLDKDKSILYDLAKSENLWGRRISMLSCFHYIKKESFETALEISEILLNDEHDLIQKAVGWMLREIGKRDLETEERFLKKHYKHMPRTMLRYAIEKFPEKKRQAYLKGKI